Below is a window of Fervidobacterium pennivorans DSM 9078 DNA.
CAACTGTTGGATGGTGAGCAACTTTTGGTATATAAAGGTTGTGAAAACGTATATGCTAAATGCAAGTGAAATAGCTTTTGTAAAGTTTCTCAGAGGGGCATTAGAACTGTCCAAATCTGGCAAGTCACTTCCAAGAATAAATACAGCATAGCTGATAGCAATTTCTATAGGTGTTGGGGAAAAGCTTTTGTTGAGAAATTTTGAGACCAGACCATATATCAGTAGAAAAGCAGGATATGAAATCATACCTATTCTCAGATGAGCTGTAAGGTTTGGCATAATTTGAACCCTCTCTTTAAATTAGTTTGTTTTCTAAATGTTTTATTCGTTCTTCAATAGAAGGATACGTTCCTGATATGAAGTTTATTTTACCTTGCGCATCTGTACAATTTGGGTCAACGAAGAAGTGGTATCTTATGAATGAAAATTCCGTATCGAATTTATAGCAATTTTCCACCGCCTTTGAAAGTAATTTAATCATAACCTCTTTTCCAAGAATTTTTGCTGCGAAAAGGTCAGCATCGAATTCTTTCCTCACACTTACAAAGACATTTGAAAGAAAACTCAAGGGAATAAATAGAGTTGAAACAAGCATTATTGTAGAGTGAAGGACTATACCGTTTGCAATCTTTCGCTTGTTTATTTTACCTTCATTCCAAACCTTTCGGAGTTTTGTTATCTTTTCGTGAGAGAGCTTGTAAATCAACATTGGGCTTCCAAACGTTCCACTTACCGTGGTCAAGTAATCTGTGTCTTTGTGAATTATATGATAGAGTTCATGAAGCAATAAAGCTTTCAGCTCTTCGGTTTGCAGTTTTTTCAACGCGCCACTTGTAATGCAAATTGTATGTGTATGCTCTCCACGTCCAACGGAGAGTGTGTTAATAGATGGGGAATTTATAGGCATCAGTTCTATGTCAGATTGTATGTTCAAACAAGATTTTAATTCGTTGAGTAAATCCTTAGCTACTTTTATTTCTGCATCTATTGTTTTGTCGTAACTTTTGAGGCTCATGAGCCTGATAATTATCTTTTCAACAACAGATAAACCAAAAAGGACTTGCAACAAGGAAAATAACCCAAAGACGATTGTAAACACAACTACAGTTTTTAAAAGGGTATCTAATATGAGACCAAGTAAAATGCTCAGTGTAAGAAATATCACTATAACGATATACATGGAGATTGTATTTGATAGTTTTCGGTCCAGTTTTGTTTTCTTTATGTTGGATAACTTGGTCATTTTTTCATCCTTTCTACTATTTTTTGATCAACTATTGTTCAAAAGGTGGATTTCTGTAAGCTTCGATAGCTATTGTATTCACTAATTCTTCAAAACTGAGACCGTAGGCTTTGGCAGACATAGGTAAATCACTCAGTTCGGTCATTCCAGGTAGAGTGTTCACTTCAAGAAAGTAGAAAGTTCCATTACTCACAATTCCATCAACTCGCGCGAAGTGTTTACAGCCGAGTTTGTTGTATATCCTCAGTGCGATATCTTCAACCTTTTTTGTCACTTCCTCTCCGATTTGAGCTGGAATTATAAATTCCGTCATGCCATCTGTGTACTTGGCTTCATAATCGTAGAAAAGCTTTTTTGGACGAAGTTCTAGAATGGGTAGAACCGTGGGTTTCCCTTCGATATCGATTATCGATACCGTTATTTCCGTACCCTTTATGTATTCTTGAACAATCATCTCATTATAATTATTGAATTCCAAAGTTAAAGCTTCTATGAGCTCTTTTTCGGAAAAGCAAATATGCGTTCCTATGCTTGAACCTTCTTTTCTCGGCTTTATTACACAAGGCATTCCTACTACTTCTTTCACCCTTTGGATACCGTTTTGAATGAACTCCTGTTTTGGCAATAAGATAAATCTTGGAACAGAGACAATATCGTGAACGTAGAGATTGCAGATGTATTTATCGAATGCGATAACACTTGTCTCCATACCTGAACCTGTGTAAGGTACTCCGACTGAATCGAGGATTGCTTGCAAATGCCCATCCTCTCCGAAAGTACCATGCAATATATTGAAAATGACATCGTAATTTCTAAGTTGCTTTAATTTATCCATAAACGATAAAGTGAAGTCTATTTCATCTACTGTGTGTCCAAAGTTTTTGAGTGCTTGAGCTATTCTTTTGCCACTTCTTATTGAGATTTCCCTTTCTCTTGATATTCCGCCGAGCAGCACAGCTATTTTCAATTATCATCAACCTCCAAGTATTTTAGTGTATCTACGAGCCATTTAAGACTATCACCGACTACGTACTCCTGATTACCAGTTCGGGTTTCAATATGTATTTTTTCGGCTTTTCTTTGAGTTTTCCGGAAATTCGTTTTATCAACGTTTCTGCTGCCAGTCGCCCCATTTCTGCAATAGGTTGTCTCACAGTTGTAATTTCCAGAACTTGGGCGATTGGAAGGTCATCAAAACCACATACTCGAACATCTTCTCCAACTTTCAGCCCCATAGTCCTTGCAACTTCTATTATTGGAACTGCCAAGTAATCGGTTGTTGTGAATATGGCGCATCGCTTAAACCTGTAGAATATGCGTCGCGCAACTTCAAACGTGCTTTCCCAGTCCAAGGGCACGTAGTAAACTTTATCGATACTCCTACCTTTTTTTTCGAGCGATTCCTGGAATCCTTCGAGACGCTCATCAAAAACAGTGCTTTCGAGTTCGTGGCTCTTTCTGTGCGTTACTACGAATATATCCATATCAAAATCTGCAAAGTAATCCCCGGCAATAATCCCACCGTAGTAATTGTCGACCATTATTGAGTCGTAATCATCTGACTCTTGTTCAATGCATACCACAGGGGTTTGGGGTTTTATGATATTACTTAACACCTTGTCAACATTTACAGCATCGACTATAAGCCCATCTGTGGAAAGAAGTATGTCGGAAGACCTCTTTAACGCCTCGTACTTTTTCTCGTTGTAAAGGGGATACAGCAGTGAAGAATAGCCGTATTTGAATAAGACTTCGTCAATAGCTGACATCAATATTTGATAAAAATCACCCTTCATTTCTGGGGTTATCACAGTTATTAGCTGGCTTGAGCCTGTTGACAATCTCCTTGCGTGTGGGTTTGGAAAATACCCAAGGACTTTTATCGCTTCCAACACTCTTTGCCTTGTGTGTTGATCAACATGGGGGCTATTGTTAAGGACTCTTGAGACAGTACCAACCCCAACTTTTGCATACTCTGCAACATCTTTTATAGTTACTCTTTGGAAACTTCTCTTTGTCTTAGCCATTTCAATATCCCTCTCCTCGCGATATCAAATGCAAGAAGCGTGCTTCTCTTTCGTATCATTTCCCTGTTCCCTCTCAAATGATGTGTGATAGTGTGGGTAAATGAATTGGATGAAAAAGCAAAGCAAACAGTTCCAACAGGCTTTTTTTCGGTTCCACCGGTTGGACCAGCTATGCCGGAAACAGCGACGGAAAAATCACTGTTAAGCAGGATTCTGACATTCTCAGCCATCGATTCTACGCATTCTTCACTCACAGCTCCATATGTGTTGATTATAGATTCTGGGACCTTTAATACGGAGCTCTTAATTTCATTCGAGTAAGCCACAACAGAACCTTTGTAAACTTTTGAAACTCCGGGGATATCAACGAATTTAGAAGAAATCATACCGCCGGTGCAAGATTCAGCAAAAGAAATCGTCAGATTATTCTCGTTTAGGAGTTTGTAAACCACATCTTCAATACTATCATCATCGGTAGCATATACATGTTCGCCTAAGGCATTTAGAAGTTCAGAAGCAACTCTGTCTATCTCTTCTTTCACGGTTATACTTCCAGTGAGTCTGACCTCGACGCCTCTTTCATACGATGCCATCGTTGCAACCGTGATATTTGGGTTTGAATAGATGATGTCTTTGTATTCGTCCATTAATACAGCTTCAGGAATTCCTAATGTCTTTATTCTTCTTGTGTAAAGCGCATCGTCACTTTTTATTGTTTGAGCAATGCTTTCAAAGATAGGTATCATTTCGGCGGGTGGACCTGGTAAAAGGAGAACGATTTTTCCGTTTACTTGTAACATTTGACCTGGAGCAGTTCCAACGGGGTTGTTTAACACACTCGCCCCTTCAATAACCATGGCTTGTTTTTTCACACTTTCTGGAGCTTTGCCGTAATATTTCAAAGCCCTCTCCACCAATTCTTGCGCAATTTTTTCGTCTGTAACAAGCTTGCGCCCAAGAGCCCGAGCCATTGCTTCTCTTGTTAAATCATCTTCAGTAGGTCCTAGTCCGCCAGTGGTAATAAGCAAATCTGCTTCAAGCAGACCTGCTCTGAATCTTTCAACAAGTATATCGAGTTTGTCAGGTAGAGTTTCTATGCGGACGACGTAATATCCCAAGGCTTTTAGTTTTTCGCTTAAGTACTTTGAATTCGTATCTACGATAAGTCCCTCGACGAGTTCGTTGCCTATTGAGAATATTATTGCGTTCCTCAAATACATCCCCCGCTTCGATTGGTGAGTGATTTAAAATTAAACAGAAAGAGCCATTAAGAATTATACCATAAAAAAAGAAAAGCTACACCGAAGGTGTAGCTTTTTTACTTATTAAATTTTTGCTTAAATTATGTTATTTGGCGTGCCCGGCGGGACTTGAACCCACAACCTCCAGATCCGCAGTCTGACGCTCTATCCAGTTGAGCTACGGGCACGTCTCTTCTCTAACCATTCAAAAATGGGTGATGAGACGTTTGTAACTCATCACCCAAGCTTTCGGTGTTGGCGGAGAGAGAGGGATTCGAACCCTCGGTGGAGAAACCTCCACACTTGCTTAGCAGGCAAGCGCCTTCGACCACTCGGCCATCTCTCCGCATAATCGTAAACAAGAGGTTTGCAATTGAGCTCTTCGTTAGTATCTTTGCGTTAAGATTGTACCACATACTATAAAAATTTCAAGAGGGAAAGTACAAAGAGAAAGTTGTGGTATAATTAAAAATGAAGGTATTATTTAGATAAATACAGGAGTCAACTATGTAAAATTAAATTTTGAGTAGAAGACGAAAATGTATGATCGATGTTGAATTTCTCGCGCTTTTTCATCATAGCAAATATCGTCCTTAGCAATTTGTGCGCTACACTCATCATCGCTTTTTTGTATACTAACCCTTGCGCTCGTTTTCTTTGAAAATATGCTTTAAAATATTCGTTGTGTCTCACTACATTCACACTCATCAGCCAAATTATTCGTCTCAGGTGTGCATTGCCCCTTTTGGATATACGGCTTTCTCCTTTGTGTTTGCCTGATTCATCTACGCTTGGGTCAAGCCCACAATAGGCAATTAGTTTTTTGTAAGTGCTAAATCTTGAAATATCGCCAACTTCGGCAAGAAAATACAGTGCGCTATTTTCACCAATTCCGTCAATGGACGTGAGTATTTCAACATCTTGATTAAGCGAAGCACATTTGCAATATTCTTTGAGCATCTCATCAAACTCATTAAGTTGCTGTTGTAAAAATCGAAGTTCCTTGATAGTTTGAATAAGAATCTTCTCTTTCACTGGCCAATACTGAGCGATGGAGTTGTTAGCAAGCTCTTTAAGAGTTTCTGGGGTAAGTTTTAACTTTCTACCGATTGTTTTTGAAAAGAAAACACGTAGAGAATCAATGGAGGCTTTTTGGATAGCTTTAGCAGAAGGGAAAGAAGAAAGCAAATCCAAGATAGCATCATTGTAGATGTTGGTCACTTTTTCAAGTTCAGGGAAGAGGAGAGAAAGAAGCTTTTCGATGTCGTTTTTGACTCTTGAGATTTGATGAGTGATGCTTTCCTTTTTCCTTGCAATATCCCGAAAATCTGAGTTGAGGAAAGAAGAAGTAGGAAGAATGTGATGGGTATAGAAGATGGTAAGAGCAATAGAGCGAGCATCGATTTTGTCAGTTTTAGTTTTCCTAAGCCCAACGGGAAGAGATTTGTTAACAAGCAAAGGATTAAGAACGACACAAGAGAAATCATTGAGAGAGAGGAAAGAAAGAAGGTTAAGATGGTAACAGCCAGTAGACTCCATAGCGATAAGGACAGAAGACTTAGGGAAAACGGAGAGCTTTTGAACAAAGGAGGAAAACCCTTGTTTGGACATATCGAAAGCAGATTCGAAGATGATAGAATTAGGATTTTGGATAGCACAGGCGTTGAACTTATGCTTGGAGATGTCAATACCGACAAAGATGGAGAAGTTTTGAGACATACTAAAACCTCCTTTCGATTGAATAGGTTAAAAGGCGAGGGCAGGGGCCTGCTGAACCAAACCTCCAGTGTGACGAGGGTTAAAAACCCAACCAACTTATCATGGTTAAAGGCAGGCGACAGACTCCCGTAATGGCTTGAAAGCCAAGGGACACTAAGTCGTCCTGCCCTGCCTATTTTTTGACTAAAATATTTATACCATACTTTTACGTAGGAGGGAAAAATATGAAGTTTGGAAAGCACACTTCTTTGCCAGAATTTTCTTTTCTTTCTTTCACTAAGTTATTTTCTCTTTTAATTTTGTCTCTCTTTATCTATGTTTACGCATATACAAATTCGTTTGCTGATTGGTATGGTTTGTCCTACATAAAGCCTTCCTTAGTAGCACAAAAGTTTATAGATAATTCTGCCCATGAACTGCCATCTTTTGACAACTTAGTCATCTATTATTCATTTGAATCAAATGCAAATCCCAGGAAACCATTGATAATTT
It encodes the following:
- a CDS encoding LacI family DNA-binding transcriptional regulator → MAKTKRSFQRVTIKDVAEYAKVGVGTVSRVLNNSPHVDQHTRQRVLEAIKVLGYFPNPHARRLSTGSSQLITVITPEMKGDFYQILMSAIDEVLFKYGYSSLLYPLYNEKKYEALKRSSDILLSTDGLIVDAVNVDKVLSNIIKPQTPVVCIEQESDDYDSIMVDNYYGGIIAGDYFADFDMDIFVVTHRKSHELESTVFDERLEGFQESLEKKGRSIDKVYYVPLDWESTFEVARRIFYRFKRCAIFTTTDYLAVPIIEVARTMGLKVGEDVRVCGFDDLPIAQVLEITTVRQPIAEMGRLAAETLIKRISGKLKEKPKKYILKPELVIRST
- a CDS encoding IS110 family transposase, encoding MSQNFSIFVGIDISKHKFNACAIQNPNSIIFESAFDMSKQGFSSFVQKLSVFPKSSVLIAMESTGCYHLNLLSFLSLNDFSCVVLNPLLVNKSLPVGLRKTKTDKIDARSIALTIFYTHHILPTSSFLNSDFRDIARKKESITHQISRVKNDIEKLLSLLFPELEKVTNIYNDAILDLLSSFPSAKAIQKASIDSLRVFFSKTIGRKLKLTPETLKELANNSIAQYWPVKEKILIQTIKELRFLQQQLNEFDEMLKEYCKCASLNQDVEILTSIDGIGENSALYFLAEVGDISRFSTYKKLIAYCGLDPSVDESGKHKGESRISKRGNAHLRRIIWLMSVNVVRHNEYFKAYFQRKRAQGLVYKKAMMSVAHKLLRTIFAMMKKREKFNIDHTFSSSTQNLILHS
- a CDS encoding metal-dependent hydrolase, whose product is MPNLTAHLRIGMISYPAFLLIYGLVSKFLNKSFSPTPIEIAISYAVFILGSDLPDLDSSNAPLRNFTKAISLAFSIYVFTTFIYQKLLTIQQLSVITKEGILALSVAISMVIGISLINLFLSLPIFSHRGFAHSITFAAIYGLLVYLFTSPKSSSAVFFGISAFSGVMVHMIADYIKNPIKIFKLY
- a CDS encoding M48 family metallopeptidase, which produces MTKLSNIKKTKLDRKLSNTISMYIVIVIFLTLSILLGLILDTLLKTVVVFTIVFGLFSLLQVLFGLSVVEKIIIRLMSLKSYDKTIDAEIKVAKDLLNELKSCLNIQSDIELMPINSPSINTLSVGRGEHTHTICITSGALKKLQTEELKALLLHELYHIIHKDTDYLTTVSGTFGSPMLIYKLSHEKITKLRKVWNEGKINKRKIANGIVLHSTIMLVSTLFIPLSFLSNVFVSVRKEFDADLFAAKILGKEVMIKLLSKAVENCYKFDTEFSFIRYHFFVDPNCTDAQGKINFISGTYPSIEERIKHLENKLI
- a CDS encoding D-alanine--D-alanine ligase, with product MKIAVLLGGISREREISIRSGKRIAQALKNFGHTVDEIDFTLSFMDKLKQLRNYDVIFNILHGTFGEDGHLQAILDSVGVPYTGSGMETSVIAFDKYICNLYVHDIVSVPRFILLPKQEFIQNGIQRVKEVVGMPCVIKPRKEGSSIGTHICFSEKELIEALTLEFNNYNEMIVQEYIKGTEITVSIIDIEGKPTVLPILELRPKKLFYDYEAKYTDGMTEFIIPAQIGEEVTKKVEDIALRIYNKLGCKHFARVDGIVSNGTFYFLEVNTLPGMTELSDLPMSAKAYGLSFEELVNTIAIEAYRNPPFEQ
- a CDS encoding competence/damage-inducible protein A; protein product: MRNAIIFSIGNELVEGLIVDTNSKYLSEKLKALGYYVVRIETLPDKLDILVERFRAGLLEADLLITTGGLGPTEDDLTREAMARALGRKLVTDEKIAQELVERALKYYGKAPESVKKQAMVIEGASVLNNPVGTAPGQMLQVNGKIVLLLPGPPAEMIPIFESIAQTIKSDDALYTRRIKTLGIPEAVLMDEYKDIIYSNPNITVATMASYERGVEVRLTGSITVKEEIDRVASELLNALGEHVYATDDDSIEDVVYKLLNENNLTISFAESCTGGMISSKFVDIPGVSKVYKGSVVAYSNEIKSSVLKVPESIINTYGAVSEECVESMAENVRILLNSDFSVAVSGIAGPTGGTEKKPVGTVCFAFSSNSFTHTITHHLRGNREMIRKRSTLLAFDIARRGILKWLRQREVSKE